One region of Mycolicibacterium insubricum genomic DNA includes:
- a CDS encoding SRPBCC family protein: MARVSATSTVLVNAAPDAVLAAVADYQKVRPEILTDNYSNYRVLSGGEGAGTVAAWKLQATKSRSREVEAHVDVAGKTVIEKDANSSLVTNWTVAPAGTGCTVTVKTSWDGAGGVKGFFEKTFAPLGLRKIQDGVLAKLKTVVEQQA, translated from the coding sequence ATGGCACGTGTCAGCGCAACGAGCACTGTCCTGGTCAACGCGGCACCCGACGCCGTTCTGGCCGCGGTCGCCGACTACCAGAAGGTGCGGCCGGAGATCCTGACCGACAACTACAGCAACTACCGGGTGCTCTCCGGCGGTGAGGGCGCGGGCACCGTCGCCGCGTGGAAACTGCAGGCCACCAAGAGCCGCTCGCGCGAGGTCGAAGCCCACGTGGACGTGGCCGGCAAGACCGTCATCGAAAAGGACGCCAATTCCTCGCTGGTGACCAACTGGACCGTCGCACCGGCCGGGACCGGCTGCACCGTCACAGTCAAGACCAGCTGGGACGGCGCCGGCGGTGTCAAGGGCTTCTTCGAGAAGACCTTCGCCCCGCTGGGTCTGCGCAAGATTCAGGACGGGGTGCTGGCCAAGCTCAAGACGGTCGTCGAGCAGCAGGCCTAA
- a CDS encoding FAD-binding oxidoreductase, which yields MYVPTDDAPVAHTAGVQRLLASYRAIPAQATVRLAKGTSNLFRARARNTAPGLDVSGLTGVLSVDPVARTADVAGMCTYEDLVDATLPYGLAPLVVPQLKTITLGGAVTGLGIESSSFRNGLPHESVLELDILTGAGDVVTASATQNSDLFFTFPNSYGTLGYSVRLRIELEPVAPFVELTHLRYHGLDELVADMDDIVKTGVHDGRRVDYLDGVMFTPGEAYLCLGRQSDEPGPVSDYTGSQIYYRSIQHDNPAGKTDRLTIADYLWRWDTDWFWCSRAFGAQNPRIRPLWPRRYRRSSFYWKLIGYDQRFDIADRIEGRSLRRPPAPLRERVVQDIEVPIENTAEFLQWFDANVPIEPVWLCPLRLRGDQAWPLYPIKPHHTYVNVGFWSSVPAGPAPGHTNRAIEKQVAELGGHKSLYSESFYSPDEFDALYGGTKYRAVKQTYDPDSRLLDLYAKAVQRR from the coding sequence GTGTATGTGCCGACCGACGATGCACCCGTCGCGCACACCGCCGGTGTGCAGCGACTTCTGGCCAGCTACCGGGCGATTCCCGCGCAGGCCACCGTCCGGCTGGCGAAGGGCACCTCGAATCTGTTCCGGGCCCGCGCGCGCAACACCGCACCGGGGCTCGACGTGTCCGGGCTGACCGGGGTGCTGTCCGTCGACCCCGTGGCGCGCACCGCCGACGTCGCGGGCATGTGCACCTACGAGGATCTGGTGGACGCCACGCTGCCCTACGGGCTGGCGCCGCTGGTGGTGCCGCAGCTCAAGACGATCACCCTCGGTGGAGCAGTCACCGGGCTGGGCATCGAGTCGTCGTCGTTCCGCAACGGGCTGCCGCACGAATCGGTGCTGGAGCTCGACATCCTGACCGGCGCCGGCGACGTCGTCACCGCCTCCGCCACCCAGAACTCCGATCTGTTTTTCACCTTCCCGAATTCCTATGGAACGCTCGGCTATTCGGTACGGCTGCGGATCGAGCTGGAGCCGGTGGCGCCGTTCGTGGAACTCACCCACCTGCGCTATCACGGGCTCGACGAACTGGTCGCCGACATGGACGACATCGTGAAAACCGGTGTGCACGACGGCCGTCGGGTCGACTACCTCGACGGCGTGATGTTCACCCCCGGTGAGGCGTACCTGTGTCTGGGCCGCCAGAGCGACGAACCCGGCCCGGTCAGCGACTACACCGGCTCGCAGATCTACTACCGATCCATCCAGCACGACAACCCAGCGGGCAAGACCGATCGGCTCACCATCGCGGACTACCTGTGGCGCTGGGACACCGACTGGTTCTGGTGCTCACGGGCGTTCGGCGCGCAGAATCCCCGAATCCGGCCGCTGTGGCCGCGGCGCTACCGGCGCAGCAGCTTCTACTGGAAACTCATCGGCTACGACCAGCGCTTCGACATCGCCGACCGGATCGAGGGCCGCAGCCTTCGGCGCCCGCCGGCGCCGCTGCGGGAGCGGGTCGTCCAGGACATCGAAGTGCCGATCGAGAACACCGCCGAGTTCCTGCAGTGGTTCGACGCCAATGTGCCCATCGAGCCGGTGTGGTTGTGCCCGCTGCGATTACGCGGCGACCAGGCGTGGCCGCTGTACCCGATCAAACCGCACCACACCTACGTCAACGTCGGGTTCTGGTCCTCGGTCCCGGCCGGGCCCGCCCCGGGTCACACCAACCGGGCCATCGAGAAGCAGGTCGCCGAACTCGGCGGGCACAAATCGCTGTATTCCGAATCCTTCTACTCCCCCGACGAGTTCGACGCGCTCTACGGCGGCACGAAATACCGTGCCGTGAAACAGACCTACGATCCCGACTCCCGACTGCTCGATCTCTATGCAAAGGCGGTGCAACGACGATGA